In Hyphomicrobiales bacterium, the following are encoded in one genomic region:
- a CDS encoding amino acid-binding protein encodes MTIEIILTVIAPDRPGLVRSVADTVANNGGNWIDSAMARLGGEFAGIVRVAVPDDKATGLETALEALSEHGISVSIRHNAPSQVLTGSKVHLEVTGQDQAGIVRDVAAALAQHGVSVEELRTRVFAGSMSGEALFSAEAEIIVPDGLELDTVRDALEHIAHDIMVDIEFSEIAG; translated from the coding sequence ATGACCATCGAAATCATCCTGACCGTGATTGCCCCCGACCGGCCGGGTCTGGTCCGCTCCGTCGCCGATACGGTTGCCAACAATGGCGGCAACTGGATCGACAGCGCCATGGCGCGTCTCGGCGGCGAGTTCGCCGGCATCGTCCGCGTCGCCGTGCCCGATGACAAGGCAACCGGGCTCGAAACCGCACTCGAGGCGCTTTCCGAACACGGTATCTCCGTCAGCATCCGCCACAACGCACCGTCCCAGGTGTTGACCGGCAGCAAGGTGCATCTCGAGGTAACCGGCCAGGACCAGGCCGGCATCGTCCGCGACGTCGCCGCCGCGCTCGCCCAGCACGGCGTCAGCGTCGAGGAACTGCGCACCAGGGTCTTCGCCGGCTCAATGTCGGGCGAAGCGCTGTTCTCGGCCGAGGCCGAAATCATCGTTCCCGATGGCCTCGAACTCGACACCGTGCGCGATGCGCTCGAACACATCGCCCACGACATCATGGTCGATATCGAATTTTCGGAAATCGCCGGCTAA
- a CDS encoding GNAT family N-acetyltransferase, whose translation MATVITHLEMTALPDLPDAPLPDGITLQHFVKPDLTWYRDLQRRVGEPWLWYLRPAMDDAALSAIIHDDRVEVHALMADGRAEGIVELDKRVPGEVELAYFGVTPAMIGRGTGRAMMTATLRLAFADDPKRVWVHTCTADHPAALGFYLRSGFRATKRQFGLDDDPRAIGVLPVDAAPHIPFI comes from the coding sequence ATGGCGACGGTGATCACCCATCTGGAGATGACGGCGCTGCCGGATCTGCCCGACGCGCCGCTGCCCGATGGCATCACGCTGCAGCATTTCGTCAAGCCGGATCTCACCTGGTACCGCGATCTGCAGCGCCGGGTCGGCGAACCGTGGCTGTGGTATCTGCGTCCGGCGATGGACGATGCCGCGCTGTCGGCGATCATTCATGACGACCGGGTCGAGGTGCATGCGCTGATGGCCGATGGTCGGGCCGAAGGTATCGTCGAACTCGACAAGCGCGTTCCCGGCGAAGTGGAGCTTGCCTATTTCGGCGTCACGCCGGCGATGATCGGCCGCGGCACGGGACGGGCGATGATGACGGCGACGCTCAGGCTGGCATTTGCAGACGACCCGAAGCGGGTGTGGGTGCATACGTGCACGGCCGACCATCCGGCGGCGCTCGGCTTCTATCTCCGCTCGGGCTTTCGGGCCACCAAGCGGCAATTCGGGCTCGACGACGACCCGCGCGCCATCGGCGTGCTGCCGGTCGATGCCGCGCCGCATATCCCCTTCATCTGA
- the mtnA gene encoding S-methyl-5-thioribose-1-phosphate isomerase: protein MKIDGTPYRTIWLDDDGWTVTIIDQTRFPHVFTTVPLKTLEDAAHAIKVMQVRGAPLIGATAAYGVALAMRADPSDAGLDTAEKVLAATRPTAINLLWALGEMRQVLAPLAPDDRAAAAYKRAAEICDEDVEINAGIGRNGLAIIREIAAKKPAGEPVNILTHCNAGWLATVDWGTATAPVYMAHDEGIPVHVWVDETRPRNQGASLTAWELAHHGVPHTLIVDNAGGHLMQHGKVDLVITGTDRTTASGDVCNKIGTYLKALAAHDNGIPFYVALPSPTIDFRLSDGLAEIPIEERDATEVTHLTGLTEQGDVETIAILAEGSGAANPAFDVTPARLVTGLITERGVCAANREAIAALFPERVV from the coding sequence ATGAAGATCGACGGAACGCCCTATCGCACGATCTGGCTCGACGACGACGGCTGGACGGTCACGATCATCGACCAGACCCGCTTCCCGCATGTCTTCACCACCGTGCCGCTGAAGACGCTGGAAGACGCGGCGCACGCCATCAAGGTGATGCAAGTGCGCGGCGCGCCGCTGATCGGAGCAACGGCAGCCTATGGCGTCGCGCTCGCCATGCGCGCCGATCCGAGCGATGCCGGCCTGGATACGGCCGAAAAGGTGCTCGCCGCGACCCGGCCGACCGCGATCAACCTTTTGTGGGCGCTCGGCGAGATGCGCCAGGTGCTCGCCCCCCTCGCGCCGGATGACCGCGCGGCCGCCGCCTACAAGCGCGCTGCAGAGATCTGCGACGAGGACGTCGAGATCAACGCCGGCATCGGCCGCAACGGGCTCGCAATCATCCGCGAGATCGCCGCGAAGAAGCCGGCCGGCGAACCGGTCAATATCCTCACCCACTGCAATGCCGGCTGGCTTGCCACGGTCGACTGGGGCACGGCGACGGCACCCGTCTACATGGCGCATGACGAGGGCATCCCCGTCCATGTCTGGGTCGACGAGACCCGCCCGCGCAATCAGGGCGCCTCGCTGACCGCCTGGGAACTCGCCCATCACGGCGTGCCGCACACCCTCATCGTCGATAATGCCGGCGGCCATCTGATGCAGCACGGCAAGGTCGATCTGGTGATCACCGGCACCGACCGCACCACCGCGTCGGGCGACGTCTGCAACAAGATCGGCACCTATCTGAAAGCGCTTGCGGCCCACGACAACGGCATCCCGTTCTATGTCGCCCTGCCCTCGCCGACGATCGATTTCCGGCTGTCGGATGGCCTTGCCGAAATCCCCATCGAGGAACGCGACGCGACCGAGGTCACCCACCTGACCGGTCTGACGGAACAGGGCGACGTCGAGACCATCGCCATTCTGGCCGAAGGGTCGGGTGCGGCGAACCCGGCCTTCGACGTCACGCCGGCGCGCCTCGTCACCGGGCTCATCACCGAGCGCGGCGTGTGCGCGGCAAACCGCGAGGCGATTGCCGCGCTGTTCCCGGAACGCGTCGTCTGA
- a CDS encoding metallophosphatase, whose amino-acid sequence MFRLAHLSDPHLGPLPEPTRMELASKRVIGYLNWRRNRATSHTSAHLDRLVADLKAEHPDHIAVTGDLVNLALDAELGPARAWLDSLGPATDVSVVPGNHDAYVPGAGSRALQAWAPFMCDDNAVSTGVHFPYVRHRGPAAIIGLSSARATAPFMATGHFDAAQARDLAVRLEQCRREGLCRIVLIHHPPFREKADWYRRLVGASRLRNVIRDHGAELVLHGHTHRDHLEWTEGRDGPVPIVGVPSASNAPGGRRPAARYNLIEIEGSPGDWRLTQRERGLTEANRPVEEIRVRSLAPEGALS is encoded by the coding sequence ATGTTCCGTCTGGCGCACCTCTCCGATCCTCATCTCGGGCCGCTGCCCGAACCGACCCGCATGGAGCTCGCCTCCAAACGGGTGATCGGATATCTGAACTGGCGCCGCAACCGCGCCACCAGCCACACCAGCGCCCATCTCGACCGCCTCGTCGCCGATCTCAAAGCCGAGCATCCCGACCACATCGCCGTCACCGGCGATCTCGTCAATCTGGCGCTCGATGCCGAACTCGGTCCGGCGCGCGCCTGGCTCGACAGCCTCGGCCCCGCCACCGACGTCTCCGTCGTTCCCGGCAATCACGACGCCTATGTGCCGGGCGCAGGCAGCCGCGCGCTGCAGGCCTGGGCTCCGTTCATGTGCGACGACAACGCCGTCTCAACCGGCGTGCATTTCCCCTATGTGCGCCACCGTGGTCCGGCCGCGATCATCGGGCTGTCCAGCGCCCGCGCCACCGCGCCCTTCATGGCCACCGGCCATTTCGATGCCGCCCAGGCGCGCGACCTCGCCGTCCGGCTCGAGCAATGCCGCAGGGAAGGCCTGTGCCGCATCGTGCTGATCCACCATCCGCCGTTCCGCGAAAAGGCCGACTGGTATCGCCGTCTGGTCGGCGCCAGCCGGCTGCGCAACGTCATTCGCGACCACGGTGCCGAACTCGTGCTGCACGGCCACACCCACCGCGACCACCTCGAATGGACCGAGGGCCGTGACGGTCCCGTCCCGATCGTCGGCGTCCCGTCCGCGTCGAACGCGCCCGGCGGACGCCGCCCGGCAGCGCGCTACAATCTGATCGAGATCGAGGGAAGCCCGGGGGACTGGCGGCTGACCCAGCGCGAACGTGGCCTCACCGAGGCGAACCGCCCGGTCGAGGAAATCCGCGTCCGCAGCCTTGCGCCGGAAGGCGCCCTCTCCTGA
- a CDS encoding DNA mismatch repair protein MutT, whose translation MSGLLYRLKPLVKRSIHVAALVARPMTLGVRALVVDERERVLLVRHTYVPGWYLPGGGVDPGEAMPAAVARELAEEAAIVVEGVPRLFSIYHNARASRRDHVGLYICETWSQPTPPAVPNREIAELGFFALGDLPEETTAATHRRLAEVFDGAVPDSVW comes from the coding sequence ATGTCGGGGCTTTTGTATCGATTGAAGCCGCTGGTCAAACGCTCGATCCATGTGGCGGCGCTGGTGGCGCGGCCGATGACGCTCGGGGTCCGTGCGCTGGTGGTCGACGAGCGCGAGCGGGTGCTTCTGGTACGGCATACCTATGTGCCGGGCTGGTATCTGCCGGGCGGCGGCGTCGACCCGGGCGAGGCGATGCCGGCGGCGGTCGCGCGCGAACTTGCCGAAGAGGCGGCGATCGTGGTCGAGGGCGTGCCGCGGCTGTTCTCGATCTACCACAACGCGCGTGCCTCGCGGCGCGATCATGTGGGGCTCTACATCTGCGAGACGTGGAGCCAGCCGACCCCGCCGGCCGTCCCCAACCGGGAAATCGCCGAACTCGGCTTCTTTGCATTGGGTGATCTGCCGGAAGAAACCACTGCGGCGACCCATCGCCGGCTGGCGGAAGTGTTCGACGGCGCGGTGCCCGATTCGGTCTGGTGA
- a CDS encoding NADPH:quinone oxidoreductase, with the protein MKAVLCRESGPPSSLVVEDIADPVAEPGQVIVRVEAAALNFFDTLLIVDRYQFRPERPFSPGAEMAGVVESVAEGVEELKPGDRVVGYLRWNCCREKVVANEEDLVVLPDNVSFEEAAGIIVTYGTTLHALEDRAELQPDETLAVLGASGGVGQAAIEIGKLLGARVIACASSDDKLAFCRKFGADDTINYASEDLKQALRDLTGEGVDVIYDPVGGDYSEAALRAMAYGGRFLVVGFAAGDIPRIPLNLVLLKGGDIRGVFWGESIVRAPEDHQANIRRLLGWVASGELKPHIHAVYSLEETGKALEEIAGRRVKGKVLVKP; encoded by the coding sequence ATGAAAGCCGTTCTGTGCCGCGAAAGCGGACCGCCGTCTTCGCTCGTCGTCGAGGACATCGCCGATCCCGTAGCCGAACCCGGTCAGGTTATCGTGCGCGTCGAAGCTGCCGCGCTGAACTTCTTCGACACCCTGTTGATCGTCGACCGCTACCAGTTCCGTCCGGAACGGCCGTTCTCGCCGGGCGCGGAAATGGCCGGCGTCGTCGAAAGCGTGGCAGAAGGCGTCGAAGAGCTGAAACCCGGAGACCGGGTCGTCGGCTATCTGCGCTGGAATTGCTGCCGCGAAAAGGTCGTCGCCAACGAGGAAGACCTCGTCGTGCTGCCCGACAACGTCTCCTTCGAGGAGGCCGCCGGCATCATCGTCACCTACGGAACCACGCTGCACGCGCTGGAAGACCGTGCCGAGCTTCAGCCCGATGAAACCCTTGCCGTGCTCGGCGCCTCCGGCGGCGTTGGTCAGGCCGCGATCGAGATCGGCAAGCTGCTCGGCGCCCGCGTAATTGCCTGCGCCTCATCCGACGACAAGCTCGCCTTCTGCCGCAAGTTCGGCGCCGACGACACCATCAACTACGCCAGTGAGGACCTGAAACAGGCGCTGCGCGACCTCACCGGCGAAGGCGTCGACGTCATCTACGATCCGGTCGGCGGCGATTATTCGGAAGCCGCGCTGCGCGCCATGGCCTATGGCGGCCGTTTCCTCGTCGTCGGCTTCGCCGCCGGCGATATCCCGCGCATACCGCTCAATCTGGTGCTCTTGAAGGGCGGCGACATCCGCGGCGTGTTCTGGGGCGAATCGATCGTGCGCGCGCCCGAGGACCATCAGGCCAATATCCGCCGCCTGCTCGGCTGGGTCGCAAGCGGCGAGCTGAAGCCGCATATCCATGCCGTCTATTCGCTAGAGGAAACGGGGAAGGCGCTGGAGGAAATCGCCGGCCGCCGGGTCAAGGGCAAGGTTCTGGTGAAGCCGTAA
- a CDS encoding RNA methyltransferase: MRGYFAIGVEGLSKPMNLGNLIRTAHAFGASFVFTVDAYRKLGRPGSDTARSPSHVPYYPWASIDDMVLPKGCQLVGIELLDDAVELPSFAHPLQAAYVLGSERGSLSPEMLSRCDHVVKIPTAFCVNVATAGAIVMYDRIRVKGKFGERPLATGGVAEAPAEHVHGGPRFRTDAPLPKTIER; the protein is encoded by the coding sequence ATGCGCGGCTATTTCGCCATCGGCGTCGAGGGCCTGTCGAAACCGATGAATCTCGGCAATCTGATCCGCACGGCGCACGCCTTCGGGGCGTCCTTCGTGTTCACGGTCGATGCCTACAGGAAGCTCGGTCGGCCCGGATCGGATACGGCGCGCAGTCCCTCGCACGTCCCCTACTACCCGTGGGCGTCGATCGACGACATGGTTCTGCCGAAGGGCTGCCAGCTCGTCGGCATCGAGTTACTCGACGACGCGGTCGAACTGCCGAGCTTCGCCCATCCTCTGCAGGCGGCCTATGTGCTGGGCTCGGAACGCGGCTCGCTGTCGCCGGAAATGCTGTCGCGCTGCGACCATGTGGTGAAGATCCCGACCGCGTTCTGCGTCAACGTCGCGACGGCCGGTGCCATCGTCATGTATGACCGCATCCGCGTGAAGGGGAAATTCGGCGAACGGCCGCTCGCCACCGGCGGTGTCGCCGAGGCGCCGGCGGAGCATGTTCACGGCGGACCGCGCTTCCGCACCGATGCGCCGTTGCCCAAGACCATCGAACGCTGA
- the rlmN gene encoding 23S rRNA (adenine(2503)-C(2))-methyltransferase RlmN translates to MVESTSLSSPADDAGTPDTPAPEVAADDTAVVVPGRGDSLVGLDRDGLGEALRAIGVPDRQIRMRTAQLWHWLYVRGVDDFDAMTNVSKELRGKLAEAYSIARPEIAAEQVSSDGTRKWLLRLPSLGAGRPVEVETVYIPEEGRGTLCVSSQVGCTLTCAFCHTGTQKMVRNLTAGEIIAQIMVARDRLGDFPERETPMGAVVPNEGRLVTNVVMMGMGEPLYNFTNVKKALQIAADGEGLGLSRRRITLSTSGVVPMMARAGEEIGVMLAVSLHAVRDELRDVLVPINKKYPIKELLDACRAYPGLSNARRITFEYVMLKGINDSPADALELVRLLKGIPAKINLIPFNPWPGSAYECSDWETIETFADIVNRAGYASPIRTPRGRDILAACGQLKSASERLKISERIALEAMVAGTGD, encoded by the coding sequence ATGGTCGAGAGCACGTCCCTTTCTTCCCCGGCGGATGACGCCGGCACGCCCGACACTCCGGCCCCCGAAGTGGCGGCCGACGACACCGCCGTTGTCGTTCCCGGTCGCGGCGATTCCCTCGTCGGTCTCGACCGCGACGGGCTTGGCGAGGCGCTCCGCGCGATCGGCGTGCCCGACCGGCAGATCCGCATGCGCACGGCGCAGCTCTGGCACTGGCTCTATGTGCGCGGCGTCGACGATTTCGATGCGATGACGAACGTCTCCAAGGAGCTGCGCGGCAAGCTGGCCGAGGCCTATTCTATCGCCCGGCCGGAAATCGCGGCGGAACAGGTTTCCTCCGACGGCACGCGCAAATGGCTGTTGCGGCTGCCCTCGCTCGGCGCCGGGCGGCCGGTCGAGGTCGAGACGGTCTATATTCCCGAAGAGGGTCGCGGCACGCTGTGCGTTTCCAGCCAGGTCGGCTGCACGCTGACCTGCGCCTTCTGCCATACCGGCACGCAGAAGATGGTCCGCAATCTGACGGCGGGCGAGATCATCGCCCAGATCATGGTGGCGCGCGACCGGCTCGGCGACTTTCCCGAGCGAGAGACGCCGATGGGCGCTGTGGTGCCGAATGAAGGCCGCCTCGTCACCAATGTGGTGATGATGGGCATGGGCGAGCCGCTGTATAATTTCACCAACGTCAAGAAGGCGCTGCAGATCGCCGCCGATGGTGAGGGGCTTGGCCTGTCGCGGCGGCGGATCACGCTGTCGACCTCGGGCGTGGTGCCGATGATGGCGCGGGCCGGCGAGGAAATCGGCGTCATGCTGGCGGTGTCGCTGCACGCGGTGCGCGACGAGTTGCGCGACGTGCTGGTGCCGATCAACAAGAAGTATCCGATCAAGGAGCTGCTCGACGCCTGCCGCGCCTATCCGGGCCTGTCGAACGCTCGGCGAATCACGTTTGAATATGTGATGCTGAAGGGGATCAACGACTCGCCCGCCGATGCGCTCGAACTGGTGCGGCTGCTGAAGGGTATCCCGGCCAAGATCAACCTCATCCCGTTCAATCCCTGGCCGGGCTCGGCCTATGAGTGTTCGGACTGGGAGACGATCGAGACCTTCGCCGATATCGTCAACCGGGCCGGCTACGCCTCGCCGATCCGGACCCCGCGCGGGCGCGATATCCTGGCGGCCTGCGGCCAGCTCAAATCGGCGTCGGAACGGCTCAAGATCAGCGAGCGTATTGCGCTCGAAGCGATGGTCGCCGGCACCGGCGACTGA
- a CDS encoding CCA tRNA nucleotidyltransferase has protein sequence MDDGDPRSRIAPDWLDDPALQRVFEALVVEDDDARAVGGAVRNTLMQVPVTDIDIATTALPEVVMARAEAAGLKAVPTGIDHGTITVVSEHHPVEVTTLREDVATFGRKATVRFGRDWTADARRRDFTMNALYVDRHGKLYDPVDGYADCLARRVRFIGDPHQRIREDFLRILRFFRFHATYGTGSIDQAGLTAVIEEKAGLAHLSAERIGHELRRLVVAPGSAETIRIMVEGGIAELAFGKPVSAEGLVALRACARQAGTTIDPALAFVALGVESADDAKTISTHLRLANKDRDRMTAIAAAVHPCDAAPDDHAARVLLYRTDPGTYRGAILIGWSRETDSDNDALWRAALSLPDRWTAPALPLAGRDLIAAGVAPGPEISRLMKEAEDWWIESAFRPDHKAVLDFSLALTQKGTPAK, from the coding sequence ATGGACGACGGGGACCCCAGATCGCGCATCGCACCGGATTGGCTCGACGATCCGGCGCTGCAGCGCGTCTTCGAAGCGCTGGTCGTCGAGGATGACGACGCCCGCGCCGTCGGCGGTGCGGTCCGCAACACGCTCATGCAGGTTCCCGTCACCGATATCGACATCGCCACCACGGCGCTGCCCGAAGTGGTCATGGCGCGCGCCGAGGCCGCCGGCCTCAAGGCCGTCCCGACCGGTATCGACCACGGCACCATCACGGTGGTCTCCGAGCACCATCCGGTCGAGGTGACGACGCTGCGCGAGGACGTCGCCACTTTCGGCCGCAAGGCGACCGTGCGCTTCGGCCGCGACTGGACGGCGGATGCCCGGCGCCGCGACTTCACCATGAACGCGCTCTATGTCGACCGCCACGGCAAACTCTACGATCCCGTCGACGGCTATGCCGACTGTCTCGCCCGCCGCGTGCGCTTCATCGGCGACCCGCACCAGCGCATTCGCGAGGATTTCCTGCGCATTCTGCGCTTCTTCCGTTTCCACGCGACCTATGGCACCGGCTCGATCGATCAGGCCGGGCTGACAGCGGTCATCGAGGAAAAAGCCGGGCTCGCCCATCTGTCCGCAGAACGCATCGGCCATGAGCTGCGCCGCCTCGTCGTCGCGCCGGGCTCGGCCGAGACGATCCGCATCATGGTCGAGGGCGGCATCGCCGAACTGGCGTTCGGCAAACCGGTCTCAGCCGAGGGTCTGGTCGCCCTGCGGGCCTGCGCAAGGCAGGCCGGCACGACAATCGATCCCGCGCTCGCCTTCGTCGCGCTCGGGGTCGAGAGCGCCGACGACGCGAAAACCATCAGCACCCATCTGCGCCTTGCCAACAAGGATCGCGACCGCATGACCGCCATCGCCGCCGCCGTCCATCCTTGCGACGCGGCACCCGACGACCACGCCGCCCGCGTCCTGTTGTACCGCACCGACCCGGGCACCTATCGTGGCGCGATCCTGATCGGCTGGAGCCGCGAGACCGACAGCGACAATGACGCGTTGTGGCGTGCGGCGCTTTCGCTTCCCGACCGTTGGACAGCCCCCGCCTTGCCGCTTGCCGGACGCGATCTGATCGCCGCCGGCGTTGCACCCGGCCCAGAGATTAGCCGGCTTATGAAAGAGGCGGAGGACTGGTGGATCGAGTCAGCGTTCAGGCCGGACCACAAAGCGGTGCTGGATTTTTCTCTGGCATTAACGCAAAAAGGAACGCCGGCAAAATAG
- a CDS encoding CoA pyrophosphatase, producing MSDFSADAFRSRAQRWLAAHRGDADAGDHILNPDLTSAVRARALIDAAVLVPVIAHGDSATVLLTQRTDHLPSHAGQVAFPGGKIDPDDVSAEAAALREADEEIGLTADFIDTIGTLDTYLSNSGYRISPVLAIVRPGFSLTVNEGEVADVFEVPLHFLMSPDNHRRATRFFKGSERMFYEMPYGDRYIWGVTAGILRQVYERLYL from the coding sequence ATGAGCGATTTTTCCGCCGACGCCTTTCGCAGCCGTGCCCAACGCTGGCTCGCCGCCCATCGCGGCGACGCGGATGCCGGCGACCACATCCTCAACCCGGACCTGACATCGGCGGTCCGCGCCCGCGCACTCATCGACGCCGCGGTGCTGGTGCCCGTCATTGCGCACGGCGACAGCGCCACCGTGCTGCTGACCCAGCGCACCGACCACCTTCCCTCGCATGCCGGCCAGGTCGCCTTTCCCGGCGGCAAGATCGACCCCGACGATGTATCCGCCGAAGCCGCCGCCCTGCGCGAGGCCGACGAGGAAATCGGCCTGACCGCCGATTTCATCGACACGATCGGCACCCTCGACACCTATCTCAGCAACTCCGGCTACCGCATCAGCCCGGTGCTCGCCATCGTGCGACCCGGCTTTTCGCTCACCGTCAATGAGGGCGAGGTCGCCGACGTCTTCGAAGTGCCGCTCCACTTCCTGATGTCGCCAGACAACCACCGCCGGGCGACACGCTTTTTCAAGGGGTCCGAGCGCATGTTCTATGAAATGCCCTATGGGGATCGCTATATCTGGGGCGTGACCGCGGGTATCCTGCGGCAGGTCTACGAGCGCCTCTATCTGTGA
- a CDS encoding DUF1285 domain-containing protein translates to MARGPTAISSGEYILADKPTATNTADENPLEALVRRAGGLGRGKPPVERWNPPDCGAIDMRIAADGTWFYLGTPIGRKPLVELFGSVLRKDADGITYLVTPVEKIAITVDDAPFLAVELNASGAGHDQVLTLRTNVGDVVEAGPDHPLRFAVEDGSGGVKPYVLVRGRLEALFARPLLYELVEHGSEHDVDGANWFGVWSNGEFFPILPAAELERLST, encoded by the coding sequence ATGGCGCGCGGACCAACCGCGATATCGTCAGGAGAGTATATATTGGCCGACAAGCCGACAGCGACGAACACGGCGGACGAGAACCCGCTCGAGGCGCTGGTGCGTCGTGCCGGTGGGCTGGGGCGCGGCAAGCCGCCGGTCGAGCGCTGGAACCCGCCCGATTGCGGCGCCATCGACATGCGCATCGCTGCTGACGGCACATGGTTCTATCTCGGCACGCCGATTGGCCGCAAACCGCTGGTCGAGCTGTTCGGCTCGGTCTTGCGCAAGGATGCAGACGGCATCACCTATCTGGTGACGCCGGTCGAGAAGATCGCCATCACCGTCGACGACGCACCGTTTCTCGCCGTCGAACTGAACGCAAGCGGGGCGGGACACGATCAGGTGCTGACGTTGCGCACCAATGTCGGCGACGTGGTCGAGGCGGGACCGGACCATCCGCTGCGCTTCGCAGTCGAGGACGGCTCCGGCGGAGTCAAACCCTATGTGCTGGTGCGCGGACGGCTCGAAGCCCTCTTTGCCCGTCCGCTGCTCTACGAACTGGTCGAGCATGGCAGCGAGCACGATGTCGACGGCGCCAACTGGTTCGGCGTATGGAGCAACGGGGAGTTCTTCCCGATCCTGCCGGCCGCCGAACTGGAACGGCTATCCACATGA
- a CDS encoding AAA family ATPase, giving the protein MTTPSSTLDSAARESADSAIVAEAEAAVARIGEARDAIERVIFGQQRIVEQALITVLSGGHGLLVGVPGLAKTKLVETMATVLGLDERRVQFTPDLMPADILGSEVLDQAADGSRSFRFLKGPVFTQLLMADEINRASPRTQSALLQAMQEYHVTVAGQRHDLPQPFHVLATQNPLEQEGTYPLPEAQLDRFLMQIDVDYPDREAERRILIDTTGVEAARAKKVLDAAELMRFQTLVRRLPVGDSVVEAILDLVRSARPDESSAPEADTHLIAWGPGPRASQALMLTVRARALISGRLAPSVDDVLALAEPVLKHRMALTFAARADGHAIGDVIGRLVGRLG; this is encoded by the coding sequence ATGACCACCCCGTCCTCGACCCTCGACAGCGCCGCGCGCGAGTCGGCCGATTCGGCGATCGTTGCCGAGGCCGAAGCCGCGGTGGCGCGGATCGGCGAAGCGCGCGATGCCATCGAAAGGGTGATCTTCGGCCAGCAGCGGATCGTCGAACAGGCGCTGATCACGGTGCTGTCGGGCGGCCACGGACTGCTGGTCGGTGTGCCGGGGCTTGCGAAGACCAAGCTGGTCGAGACCATGGCCACAGTGCTCGGGCTCGACGAGCGGCGGGTGCAGTTCACGCCGGATCTGATGCCGGCCGATATTCTCGGCTCCGAAGTGCTAGATCAGGCGGCCGATGGCAGCCGCTCGTTCCGCTTCCTCAAGGGTCCGGTCTTCACCCAGCTTCTGATGGCCGATGAAATCAACCGCGCCAGCCCGCGCACGCAGTCCGCGCTGTTGCAGGCGATGCAGGAATATCACGTTACGGTCGCCGGTCAGCGCCACGACCTGCCGCAGCCTTTCCATGTGCTGGCGACGCAGAACCCGCTCGAGCAGGAAGGCACCTATCCGCTGCCGGAAGCCCAGCTCGACCGCTTCCTGATGCAGATCGACGTCGACTATCCGGATCGCGAGGCAGAGCGGCGCATCCTCATCGACACGACCGGTGTCGAGGCGGCGCGCGCGAAGAAGGTGCTCGATGCGGCCGAGCTGATGCGCTTCCAGACGTTGGTGCGGCGTTTGCCGGTCGGCGACAGTGTGGTCGAGGCGATCCTCGATCTGGTGCGTTCGGCGCGGCCGGACGAGAGTTCCGCGCCCGAAGCCGATACCCATCTGATCGCCTGGGGACCGGGGCCGCGCGCCAGCCAGGCGCTGATGCTGACGGTGCGTGCACGGGCGCTGATCTCGGGTCGGCTCGCGCCTTCCGTCGACGACGTCCTCGCGCTTGCCGAGCCGGTGCTGAAACACCGCATGGCGCTGACCTTTGCCGCGCGGGCCGACGGCCATGCCATCGGCGATGTGATCGGTCGGCTCGTTGGCCGGCTCGGTTGA